From a single Micromonospora carbonacea genomic region:
- a CDS encoding 3-hydroxyacyl-CoA dehydrogenase family protein: protein MKQRHVAVLGAGVMGSAIAALAVGNGLPVTLVDVDRAVLDRARGEVTRHLRLARLMGAQTGADVAELRTTVDLADVADADVVVEAVTELADVKAKVLTEVSALVGPEALVLTNTSAIPVDELAGSVAHPERTVGAHFMNPPYLIKTVEVVRGPRSSEAALAVARDFLTGMGREVVVVGDGPGFVINRVLQRMINEAARIADEGLATPEEIDLLFTGCLGHRTGPLATADLIGLDNVVDSLQVLRDRTGDQGYEPSALLLAKVADGDFGRKTGRGFYEHRGTK from the coding sequence ATGAAGCAGCGACATGTCGCCGTGCTGGGCGCGGGAGTGATGGGCAGCGCCATCGCCGCCCTCGCCGTCGGCAACGGCCTGCCGGTCACCCTGGTCGACGTCGACCGGGCCGTGCTGGACCGGGCCCGGGGCGAGGTCACCCGCCACCTGCGGCTGGCCCGGCTGATGGGGGCGCAGACCGGGGCGGACGTGGCCGAGCTGCGTACCACCGTGGACCTGGCCGACGTGGCCGACGCCGACGTGGTCGTCGAGGCCGTCACCGAGCTGGCCGACGTCAAGGCGAAGGTGCTCACCGAGGTGTCCGCGCTCGTCGGGCCGGAGGCGCTGGTGCTCACCAACACCTCCGCCATCCCGGTGGACGAGCTGGCCGGCTCGGTCGCGCACCCCGAGCGCACCGTCGGCGCCCACTTCATGAACCCGCCGTACCTGATCAAGACGGTGGAGGTGGTCCGGGGGCCGCGCAGCTCCGAGGCCGCGCTGGCCGTCGCCCGGGACTTCCTGACCGGCATGGGCCGGGAGGTCGTGGTGGTCGGGGACGGGCCGGGCTTCGTCATCAACCGGGTGCTGCAACGGATGATCAACGAGGCGGCCCGGATCGCGGACGAGGGGCTCGCCACGCCGGAGGAGATCGATCTGCTGTTCACCGGCTGCCTCGGGCACCGCACCGGACCGCTGGCCACCGCCGACCTGATCGGCCTGGACAACGTCGTCGACTCGCTGCAGGTGCTCCGCGACCGCACGGGCGACCAGGGTTACGAGCCATCCGCGCTGCTGCTGGCCAAGGTCGCCGACGGCGACTTCGGGCGCAAGACCGGGCGTGGCTTCTACGAGCACAGGGGGACCAAGTGA
- a CDS encoding acyl carrier protein: protein MSSSTTDQHTLSPGSIRGQLTAFLERQTKKDIEPNLDIFAAGLVSSLFALELVVHIESTFDVVIGGPDLRLDNFRTVDRMTELVLRLRGDSDG, encoded by the coding sequence GTGAGCTCATCGACCACCGACCAGCACACCCTCAGCCCGGGATCGATCCGCGGCCAGCTCACCGCGTTCCTGGAGCGGCAGACCAAGAAGGACATCGAACCGAACCTCGACATCTTCGCCGCCGGCCTGGTCTCGTCGCTGTTCGCGCTGGAGCTGGTGGTGCACATCGAGTCGACGTTCGACGTCGTCATCGGCGGGCCCGACCTGCGGCTCGACAACTTCCGGACGGTCGACCGGATGACCGAGCTGGTCCTGCGGCTGCGCGGGGACTCCGATGGCTGA
- a CDS encoding acyl-CoA dehydrogenase family protein yields MAERWSEAAALVAAAVGDHAETWDRTGRIPLETLRELGTKGVLCAQIPQEYGGLGLSSLDNGELTAATGARCSSLRSVLTSQGMAAWTILRLGSAAQRRAHLAALSSGSLAGVAFSEPGAGSDLSAMSTRISEDGTGLRVDGQKVWITVGAYADLLVVFGRFGDEAAAVLVPTDAPGVRIERVADPLGCRAAGHADVHLDGVRLPRDAVLGGAAMPLGLIATTALTYGRVSVAWGCVGILRSCLAEAARHAASRAQGGAMLASHQLVRRHLAELTVAEQAATRLCEHASRAWDARTSDLVMAAVLAKHFAATRAAEGASTAVQVLASAGSRDGHPVARAYRDAKLMELIEGSNEMSQLMLADHALAAWS; encoded by the coding sequence ATGGCTGAGCGGTGGTCGGAGGCGGCGGCGCTGGTCGCCGCCGCCGTCGGCGATCACGCGGAGACCTGGGACCGCACCGGTCGGATCCCGCTGGAGACCCTGCGCGAGCTGGGCACCAAGGGGGTGCTCTGCGCGCAGATCCCCCAGGAGTACGGCGGCCTCGGCCTGTCCAGCCTGGACAACGGCGAGCTGACCGCCGCCACCGGGGCCCGGTGCAGCTCGCTGCGCAGCGTCCTCACCTCGCAGGGCATGGCGGCGTGGACCATCCTGCGCCTCGGCTCGGCCGCCCAGCGGCGTGCCCACCTGGCCGCGCTGTCCAGCGGCAGCCTCGCCGGGGTCGCCTTCAGCGAGCCGGGGGCGGGCAGCGACCTGTCCGCGATGAGCACCCGGATCAGCGAGGACGGCACCGGCCTGCGGGTCGACGGGCAGAAGGTGTGGATCACCGTCGGCGCGTACGCCGACCTGCTGGTGGTCTTCGGCCGCTTCGGCGACGAGGCCGCGGCCGTGCTGGTGCCGACGGACGCGCCGGGCGTCCGCATCGAGCGGGTGGCCGACCCGCTCGGCTGCCGGGCCGCCGGCCACGCCGACGTCCACCTCGACGGGGTACGCCTGCCCAGGGACGCGGTGCTCGGCGGGGCGGCCATGCCGCTGGGCCTGATCGCCACCACGGCGCTGACGTACGGCCGGGTCTCCGTGGCCTGGGGCTGCGTGGGGATCCTGCGCAGTTGCCTGGCCGAGGCCGCCCGGCACGCCGCCTCCCGGGCCCAGGGCGGGGCCATGCTCGCGTCCCACCAGCTCGTGCGGCGGCACCTGGCGGAGCTGACGGTCGCCGAGCAGGCCGCGACCCGGCTGTGCGAGCACGCCAGCCGGGCCTGGGACGCCCGGACGTCCGACCTGGTCATGGCCGCGGTGCTGGCCAAGCACTTCGCCGCCACCCGGGCCGCCGAGGGGGCGAGCACGGCGGTGCAGGTGCTCGCGTCGGCCGGCAGCCGCGACGGGCACCCGGTGGCCCGCGCCTACCGGGACGCCAAGCTCATGGAGCTCATCGAGGGGAGCAACGAGATGTCCCAGCTCATGCTGGCCGACCACGCGCTGGCGGCCTGGTCATGA
- a CDS encoding 3-oxoacyl-[acyl-carrier-protein] synthase III C-terminal domain-containing protein — MTVGIGAIHCVLPEGSTPVAGLPEVDALRTEEREFVGTCGIDRVGVFPDAPTTDFAVQACQELGKATPLDPDVLIMVGSRAPDVLLGSDSGRLQLDGGFDRAFAFTLDGLGCTGSSAAWALARDLLVADPGRQSVLIAHASRPTGVDRVRFPVTVIGDGAYAMTVVRGGSPALVAHRQESDGTFHDLFRVDYKQSPWYEWREECESPDRYRFELALHSRQRLGRMVETVLADAGITKADVAATLMQNVTASAYGFYQSLLGLPIHPVCQRQLAAYGHLGAMDVVLNLDRLLAGGDVGSGDHVLVLNNSPVAAWAATVWRI; from the coding sequence ATGACCGTCGGCATCGGGGCGATCCACTGCGTCCTGCCGGAGGGGTCCACCCCGGTCGCCGGGCTGCCCGAGGTCGACGCGCTGCGGACCGAGGAACGCGAGTTCGTCGGCACCTGCGGGATCGACCGCGTCGGCGTGTTCCCGGACGCCCCGACCACGGACTTCGCCGTCCAGGCGTGTCAGGAGCTGGGCAAGGCGACGCCGCTGGACCCGGACGTGCTGATCATGGTGGGGTCGCGCGCGCCGGACGTCCTGCTCGGCTCCGACTCGGGGCGGCTGCAACTCGACGGCGGCTTCGACCGCGCGTTCGCCTTCACCCTGGACGGTCTCGGCTGCACCGGTTCCAGCGCCGCCTGGGCGCTGGCCCGGGACCTCCTGGTCGCCGACCCGGGCCGGCAGAGCGTGCTGATAGCGCACGCCAGCCGCCCCACCGGCGTGGACCGGGTGCGCTTCCCGGTGACGGTGATCGGCGACGGGGCGTACGCGATGACCGTCGTCCGCGGCGGCAGCCCGGCCCTGGTGGCGCACCGGCAGGAGAGCGACGGCACGTTCCACGACCTGTTCCGGGTGGACTACAAGCAGTCCCCCTGGTACGAGTGGCGCGAGGAGTGCGAGTCGCCCGACCGGTACCGGTTCGAGCTGGCCCTGCACAGCCGGCAGCGGCTGGGCCGGATGGTCGAGACGGTCCTCGCCGACGCCGGGATCACCAAGGCCGACGTCGCCGCGACGCTCATGCAGAACGTGACCGCGAGCGCGTACGGCTTCTACCAGTCCCTGCTCGGGCTGCCCATCCACCCGGTCTGCCAGCGCCAGCTCGCCGCGTACGGCCACCTCGGCGCGATGGACGTCGTGCTCAACCTGGACCGGCTCCTCGCCGGTGGCGACGTCGGCTCCGGCGATCACGTCCTGGTCCTCAACAACAGCCCCGTGGCGGCCTGGGCGGCCACGGTCTGGCGCATCTGA
- a CDS encoding HAD-IIIC family phosphatase → MSQTPPTVKCLVWDLDNTLWRGTLLEDGEVTLPDEVREVIATLDARGILQSVASRNDHEHAWARLVELGVADYFVVPQIGWGRKPDSIRAIADELQFALNTIAFIDDQPTELAEIGHQLPEVRCYRADQAGTLTGLPEFSPAAVTVDSRRRRQMYQAKFRRDTAREGFQGPDEEFLRSLELEMVIDRARDEDISRLEELTLRTSQMNATGVHYSDATLRGLLDDPRHEVLVVSMTDRFGPHGAVGVALLARHPGVWHLKLLATSCRVVSFGAGAIILRWIGDQAARAGVHLAADFRPTNRNRIMEVAYRFAGFADDGCDCLADVGPAGEEGVQLLHLRPERTCGPTSLRLRAPALDDADTGLRDWSEVVPA, encoded by the coding sequence GTGAGCCAGACTCCACCGACGGTGAAGTGTCTCGTCTGGGACCTGGACAACACCCTGTGGCGGGGCACGCTGCTGGAGGACGGCGAGGTGACCCTGCCCGACGAGGTGCGGGAGGTCATCGCCACCCTGGACGCCCGGGGGATCCTCCAGTCGGTCGCCAGCCGCAACGACCACGAGCACGCGTGGGCCCGGCTGGTGGAACTCGGCGTGGCCGACTACTTCGTCGTCCCGCAGATCGGCTGGGGGCGCAAGCCCGACTCGATCCGGGCGATCGCCGACGAGCTCCAGTTCGCCCTGAACACGATCGCGTTCATCGACGACCAGCCGACCGAGCTGGCCGAGATCGGCCACCAGCTGCCCGAGGTCCGGTGCTACCGGGCCGACCAGGCCGGGACGCTGACCGGCCTGCCCGAGTTCAGCCCGGCGGCCGTCACGGTGGACTCCCGCCGCCGCCGGCAGATGTACCAGGCGAAGTTCCGCCGGGACACCGCGCGGGAGGGTTTCCAGGGCCCGGACGAGGAGTTCCTGCGCAGCCTGGAGCTGGAGATGGTCATCGACCGGGCGCGGGACGAGGACATCTCCCGCCTGGAGGAGCTGACCCTGCGCACCAGCCAGATGAACGCCACCGGCGTGCACTACTCCGACGCGACCCTGCGCGGCCTGCTCGACGACCCGCGGCACGAGGTGCTGGTGGTCAGCATGACCGACCGGTTCGGCCCGCACGGCGCGGTCGGGGTGGCGCTGCTGGCCCGGCACCCGGGCGTGTGGCACCTGAAGCTGCTCGCCACCTCCTGCCGGGTGGTGTCCTTCGGCGCGGGCGCGATCATCCTGCGCTGGATCGGTGACCAGGCGGCGCGGGCCGGCGTGCACCTCGCCGCGGACTTCCGGCCGACGAACCGCAACCGGATCATGGAGGTCGCCTACCGGTTCGCCGGCTTCGCCGACGACGGGTGCGACTGCCTGGCCGACGTGGGCCCGGCGGGCGAGGAGGGGGTGCAACTGCTGCACCTGCGGCCCGAGCGCACCTGCGGGCCGACGTCGCTGCGGCTGCGCGCCCCGGCGCTCGACGACGCCGACACCGGGCTGCGGGACTGGTCGGAGGTGGTGCCGGCATGA
- a CDS encoding AMP-binding protein has translation MTGTTLYELFAASADRYPDAIALEVEGDEVSYADLHRHALALAGEIVARHGGVPARVALLAQRSVTAFAGYLAAQRLGAAVTPLNPGYPVLRNRRVCDLARVDVLVADESGAPQLADGLGDAAPTVLALDDDRVRALAGTGVGLAGYHGGPDDVAYVLFTSGSTGRPKGVPVPQRAAVAYVRHNVDRFAVGPGARVSHTFDLTFDPSVFDLFVTWAGGATLAVPRRAELLNPVDYLRDRRITHWFSVPSVVSVGDELGTLPTGQVTDLRYSIFIGEPLTYRQAERWQEIAPGAVVTNVYGPTELTVACTEFRLDLDPLRWPATSNDTVPIGPVYDFLDHVIVGADGRAAEEGELCVRGVQRFVGYLDSGDDVGRFLTYGPDGAEPYEGGGLTDEHYYRTGDRVRIEDGNLVHLGRLDNQVKVRGYRIELGEIEAALRRHYGVTQAVVVAVNRTGETELIGFYTGEEAPQLRRWLRRQVPLHMVPRVLNHLAAMPLNANGKIDRGVLRDSVAELATAGPA, from the coding sequence ATGACCGGGACGACCCTCTACGAGCTGTTCGCCGCCTCCGCCGACCGCTACCCGGACGCGATCGCGCTGGAGGTCGAGGGCGACGAGGTGTCCTACGCGGACCTGCACCGCCACGCCCTCGCGCTGGCCGGGGAGATCGTCGCCCGGCACGGCGGCGTGCCGGCCCGGGTGGCGCTGCTCGCCCAGCGCAGCGTCACCGCCTTCGCCGGCTACCTCGCCGCGCAGCGCCTCGGCGCGGCGGTGACCCCCCTCAACCCGGGCTACCCGGTGTTGCGCAACCGGCGGGTGTGCGACCTCGCCCGCGTGGACGTGCTGGTCGCCGACGAGTCCGGCGCGCCGCAACTCGCCGACGGCCTCGGCGACGCCGCCCCGACGGTGCTCGCGCTCGACGACGACCGGGTCCGCGCGCTCGCCGGCACCGGCGTCGGCCTCGCCGGCTACCACGGCGGCCCGGACGACGTGGCCTACGTCCTGTTCACCTCCGGGTCGACCGGGCGGCCCAAGGGGGTGCCGGTCCCGCAGCGCGCGGCGGTGGCGTACGTCCGCCACAACGTCGACCGCTTCGCCGTGGGCCCGGGGGCGCGGGTGTCCCACACCTTCGACCTCACCTTCGACCCGTCGGTGTTCGACCTCTTCGTGACCTGGGCCGGCGGCGCGACCCTGGCCGTGCCCCGCCGCGCGGAGCTGCTCAACCCCGTGGACTACCTGCGGGACCGGCGGATCACGCACTGGTTCTCCGTGCCGTCGGTGGTCTCGGTCGGTGACGAGCTGGGCACCCTGCCCACCGGGCAGGTCACCGACCTGCGGTACAGCATCTTCATCGGCGAGCCGCTCACCTACCGGCAGGCCGAACGGTGGCAGGAGATCGCCCCGGGGGCCGTCGTCACCAACGTGTACGGGCCGACCGAGCTGACCGTGGCCTGCACCGAGTTCCGGCTGGACCTCGACCCGCTGCGGTGGCCGGCGACCTCCAACGACACCGTGCCGATCGGGCCGGTCTACGACTTCCTCGACCACGTGATCGTCGGCGCGGACGGCCGCGCCGCCGAGGAGGGCGAGCTGTGCGTGCGCGGGGTGCAGAGGTTCGTCGGATACCTGGACTCCGGCGACGATGTCGGCCGATTCTTGACGTATGGTCCCGACGGCGCCGAACCGTACGAAGGCGGCGGCCTCACCGACGAGCACTACTACCGCACCGGGGACCGGGTCCGCATCGAGGACGGCAACCTCGTCCACCTCGGCCGGTTGGACAACCAGGTGAAGGTGCGCGGGTACCGCATCGAGCTCGGTGAGATCGAGGCGGCGCTGCGCCGGCACTACGGCGTGACCCAGGCCGTCGTCGTCGCGGTCAACCGGACAGGAGAGACGGAATTGATCGGCTTCTACACGGGCGAGGAGGCGCCGCAGTTGCGGCGCTGGCTGCGCCGGCAGGTGCCGCTGCACATGGTGCCCCGGGTGCTCAACCACCTGGCCGCCATGCCGCTGAACGCCAACGGCAAGATCGACCGGGGGGTGCTGCGGGACTCCGTGGCGGAACTGGCGACGGCGGGCCCGGCGTGA
- a CDS encoding MFS transporter, with amino-acid sequence MTATARLRAVTAELVPPAGVVRVVSLSNLAKTAAHGIIMSVSVLYFTTSIGISATRVGLALTIGAAVGMLVAVPAGHAADIFGPRNATVLAMLALGLVTCGYAFATSFWWLTAVACLVLAGESATDASRGALVAGVVPPEERVRAWSYFRAVANLGVTLGAVIGGIGLYFDSQAGYRALLLLAGALFAVAGLAYLRVPVVPPTRNTEAQPSLVVLRDRPYAAFVVLNALLVMNGPLLTVALPIWIAQRTEAPTAIYPVILVINTICVVLLQVRVSRGAERLDGGAWAWQRAGLVLAACCVLFALAGGLPVWAAVAALLAGALVHVLGEMLHSSGAWSLAYGLAPEGSHGQYQGLFGMSTQLGSTITPFAATVLIIGFGWSGWLVFGAVMCAAGLLAPVVVRAARKDPTRSGFSAPDEPAKVPETRPATDEPTAGESATVAGDGAAGDPLSTDRS; translated from the coding sequence GTGACGGCGACCGCCCGGCTGCGTGCCGTGACGGCCGAACTCGTCCCGCCCGCGGGCGTGGTGCGGGTGGTGTCGCTGAGCAACCTGGCCAAGACCGCCGCGCACGGCATCATCATGTCGGTAAGCGTGCTGTACTTCACCACGTCGATCGGGATCTCGGCCACCAGGGTCGGCCTGGCGCTGACCATCGGGGCGGCGGTCGGCATGCTGGTCGCGGTGCCGGCGGGTCACGCCGCCGACATCTTCGGACCGCGCAACGCCACCGTGCTCGCCATGCTCGCGCTCGGGCTGGTCACCTGCGGCTACGCCTTCGCCACCAGCTTCTGGTGGCTCACCGCCGTCGCCTGTCTCGTGCTGGCCGGCGAGTCCGCCACCGACGCGTCCCGGGGGGCGCTGGTCGCCGGCGTGGTGCCGCCGGAGGAACGGGTCCGGGCCTGGTCCTACTTCCGCGCCGTGGCCAACCTGGGCGTCACCCTCGGCGCGGTGATCGGCGGGATCGGGCTCTACTTCGACTCCCAGGCGGGCTACCGGGCGCTACTGCTCCTCGCGGGTGCGCTGTTCGCGGTCGCCGGCCTGGCCTACCTGCGGGTGCCGGTCGTGCCGCCGACCCGCAACACCGAGGCGCAGCCCAGCCTCGTCGTGCTGCGGGACCGGCCGTACGCGGCGTTCGTCGTGCTCAACGCGCTGCTGGTGATGAACGGGCCGCTGCTGACCGTGGCGCTGCCCATCTGGATCGCGCAACGCACCGAGGCCCCCACCGCGATCTACCCCGTCATCCTCGTGATCAACACGATCTGCGTGGTGCTGCTACAGGTACGCGTCAGCCGGGGAGCGGAACGCCTCGACGGTGGCGCGTGGGCCTGGCAACGGGCCGGGCTGGTGCTCGCCGCGTGCTGCGTGCTCTTCGCCCTCGCCGGTGGCCTGCCCGTCTGGGCCGCGGTGGCGGCCCTGCTCGCCGGCGCCCTCGTGCACGTGCTCGGCGAGATGCTGCACAGCTCGGGGGCGTGGTCCCTGGCGTACGGGCTGGCCCCCGAGGGCAGCCACGGCCAGTACCAGGGGCTGTTCGGCATGTCCACGCAGCTCGGCTCCACCATCACCCCGTTCGCCGCGACCGTGCTCATCATCGGCTTCGGCTGGTCCGGCTGGCTCGTCTTCGGCGCGGTCATGTGCGCCGCCGGCCTGCTCGCCCCCGTCGTGGTGCGCGCGGCGCGCAAGGACCCGACCCGCAGCGGCTTCTCCGCGCCGGACGAGCCGGCGAAGGTGCCCGAGACCAGGCCGGCGACGGACGAGCCGACGGCGGGCGAGTCGGCGACGGTGGCCGGCGACGGGGCGGCCGGTGATCCCCTCTCGACCGACAGGAGCTGA
- a CDS encoding MupA/Atu3671 family FMN-dependent luciferase-like monooxygenase: MDFSLFYFANDSRLGQHDRYRVLLEGARFADANDFAAVWTPERHFHPFGGLYPNPSVTSAAVAAVTSRVAIRAGSVVAPLHHPLRIAEEWAMVDNLSNGRVGVSLASGWHAADFVLRPETYADRRALLAEYAEQVRALWRGESITATDGVGEARQVRVFPPPVQAELPIWLTSGGAVETFRTAGELGAGLLTHLLGQDLDELAAKIAVYREAAAARPGGWPGHVALMVHTHLGDDEDETRDLVRPALSDYIRSSLHLILGSRMDGKRSIDPSRLPPEELDFLVERSFQRYFDEGGLLGTVDKAYGVADRLREIGVDEVACLIDFGLPDKTVLAGLDQLNELRLRFASADG; the protein is encoded by the coding sequence ATGGACTTCAGCCTCTTCTACTTCGCCAACGACAGCCGGCTCGGCCAGCACGACCGGTACCGCGTGCTGCTGGAGGGCGCCCGGTTCGCCGACGCCAACGACTTCGCCGCCGTCTGGACGCCGGAGCGCCACTTCCACCCGTTCGGCGGCCTCTACCCGAACCCGTCGGTCACCAGCGCGGCGGTCGCGGCGGTGACCAGCCGGGTGGCGATCCGCGCGGGCAGCGTCGTCGCGCCGCTGCACCACCCGCTGCGCATCGCGGAGGAGTGGGCCATGGTGGACAACCTCTCCAACGGGCGGGTCGGCGTGTCCCTCGCCTCCGGCTGGCACGCCGCCGACTTCGTGCTCCGCCCGGAGACGTACGCCGACCGCCGCGCCCTCCTGGCCGAGTACGCCGAGCAGGTCCGCGCGCTGTGGCGGGGCGAGTCGATCACCGCCACCGACGGGGTCGGGGAGGCCCGGCAGGTACGCGTCTTCCCGCCGCCGGTGCAGGCGGAGCTGCCCATCTGGCTGACCAGCGGCGGCGCGGTGGAGACCTTCCGCACCGCCGGCGAGCTCGGCGCGGGCCTGCTGACCCACCTGCTCGGCCAGGACCTCGACGAGCTGGCCGCGAAGATCGCGGTCTACCGGGAGGCCGCCGCGGCCCGGCCCGGCGGCTGGCCGGGGCACGTGGCCCTCATGGTGCACACCCACCTCGGCGACGACGAGGACGAGACGCGGGACCTCGTACGCCCCGCGTTGAGCGACTACATCCGCAGCTCGCTGCACCTGATCCTCGGGTCCAGGATGGACGGCAAGCGCAGCATCGACCCGTCCCGGCTGCCCCCCGAGGAGCTCGACTTCCTGGTCGAGCGGTCGTTCCAGCGCTACTTCGACGAGGGGGGCCTGCTGGGCACGGTCGACAAGGCGTACGGCGTGGCGGACCGGCTGCGGGAGATCGGGGTGGACGAGGTGGCCTGCCTGATCGACTTCGGGCTGCCGGACAAGACGGTGCTGGCCGGGCTGGACCAGCTCAACGAGCTGCGGCTGCGGTTCGCCTCCGCCGACGGCTGA
- a CDS encoding 3-oxoacyl-ACP synthase III family protein: MAAIVDFEVRLPSGQADVRDMQQASGLALAEILEITHTERFPVLDEYETAWELATEAAGTVLKRSGVSPADVDLVLYAGSGEWDRPFWSPAAKVAAELGIERAHCFEVSNFCNAAMTAVQLAADKITLGRARHALVLVGDRLSQLVDYHDPDSKMLFNFGDAPAAVLVGRDGPLELLHSQMRTEPEWADYYSGDIEDDRILMRRRGHRRGLGDAYLRNFVELTNDTLSTLDLAPADVRYFLINQGDRNMHERVLGALGVPPERSVFNYHRYGHMGGSDPFLALAELMDEGRLSPGDVVLVASSGMGFSWGVTALRRR; this comes from the coding sequence GCTGGCCGAGATCCTGGAGATCACCCACACCGAGCGGTTCCCCGTCCTCGACGAGTACGAGACCGCATGGGAGCTCGCCACCGAGGCCGCCGGCACGGTGCTCAAGCGCAGCGGCGTCTCGCCGGCCGACGTCGACCTGGTGCTCTACGCCGGCTCCGGCGAGTGGGACCGGCCGTTCTGGTCACCGGCGGCGAAGGTCGCCGCCGAACTGGGCATCGAGCGGGCGCACTGCTTCGAGGTGTCCAACTTCTGCAACGCGGCGATGACGGCGGTGCAGCTCGCCGCCGACAAGATCACCCTCGGTCGCGCCCGGCACGCCCTGGTCCTCGTCGGCGACCGGCTGAGCCAACTGGTCGACTACCACGACCCCGACTCGAAGATGCTGTTCAACTTCGGCGACGCCCCCGCCGCCGTTCTCGTCGGCCGCGACGGGCCGCTCGAACTGCTGCACTCGCAGATGCGCACCGAGCCGGAGTGGGCCGACTACTACTCCGGCGACATCGAGGACGACCGCATTCTCATGCGTCGGCGCGGACACCGCCGAGGGCTCGGCGACGCGTACCTGCGCAACTTCGTGGAGCTGACCAACGACACGCTGTCGACCCTGGACCTGGCCCCGGCGGACGTGCGCTACTTCCTCATCAACCAGGGCGACCGCAACATGCACGAGCGGGTCCTCGGGGCGTTGGGCGTGCCACCGGAACGGTCCGTGTTCAACTACCACCGCTACGGGCACATGGGCGGCTCGGACCCGTTCCTCGCCCTCGCCGAGCTGATGGACGAGGGTCGGCTCTCCCCGGGGGACGTGGTGCTGGTGGCGAGCAGCGGGATGGGCTTCTCCTGGGGCGTGACCGCGCTGCGCCGCCGTTGA